A window of Vicinamibacterales bacterium contains these coding sequences:
- the nusA gene encoding transcription termination factor NusA, giving the protein MSNPLQHTIEALAKEKGLEPDVIIAAIEDAVLAASRKYYKSNEDLRTKFNAETGEVELFAVRQIVNEVTDSETEISLEEAQELYGAEAEVDMRIEFPKATDVLGRIAAQTAKQVIFQKVREAERENIYAEYCDRVGEVINGLVKRFESGDVIVEMGWVEALLPRKEQSRVENYTAGDRVRAVIKEVNRVAKGPQITLSRTDPALLIKLFDQEVPEIYDGTVQIRGAVREAGDRAKVAVFSRERDVDPVGACVGMKGTRVQSIIRELRGEKIDIVEWSDDPVVLVTNAISPARVQRVTVIDEAEKVMEVVVEDRQLSLAIGKKGQNVRLAAKLTGWKIDIKSEEEKRREVEAQFEGFDAERAQADIAAALLSLRGFDEGMWQTLQDSSLNTAEPLIHLATQELEQILGISDELAKAIQKVALDTVSARRPAEALDALFGSGPDQVETPVDGGETPASASSDTISETPEAATSEVAADQTDIKSENVVDPITVDTSTSETVEKQEPSK; this is encoded by the coding sequence ATGAGTAATCCGCTACAACACACTATTGAGGCACTCGCGAAGGAAAAAGGCCTCGAACCAGACGTCATCATTGCGGCAATAGAGGATGCGGTTTTGGCAGCCTCGCGTAAGTACTACAAGTCGAATGAGGATCTTCGTACGAAGTTCAATGCCGAGACTGGTGAGGTTGAGCTATTTGCAGTGCGTCAAATTGTCAATGAGGTGACGGATTCCGAAACTGAAATCTCATTGGAGGAGGCGCAGGAACTCTATGGCGCCGAAGCGGAAGTCGACATGCGGATTGAATTCCCGAAAGCAACTGATGTGCTTGGACGGATCGCAGCCCAGACGGCCAAGCAGGTCATTTTTCAAAAGGTCCGGGAAGCTGAACGAGAAAATATCTACGCGGAGTACTGCGACCGAGTTGGTGAGGTCATCAACGGTCTTGTCAAGCGATTCGAGAGCGGCGACGTCATCGTTGAAATGGGTTGGGTCGAAGCGCTTCTACCCCGGAAAGAACAGTCACGGGTCGAGAACTACACTGCGGGCGATCGTGTCCGGGCTGTGATCAAGGAGGTCAACCGGGTCGCAAAGGGACCACAGATTACACTGTCGCGCACCGATCCAGCCCTTCTCATTAAGCTATTCGATCAAGAAGTACCAGAAATCTATGACGGAACGGTGCAAATCCGAGGTGCCGTGCGCGAAGCCGGTGATCGAGCAAAGGTGGCAGTCTTTTCACGTGAGCGGGACGTAGACCCGGTGGGTGCTTGTGTTGGAATGAAAGGTACTCGCGTTCAGTCGATCATCCGAGAACTTCGGGGCGAGAAGATCGATATCGTTGAATGGTCAGATGACCCAGTCGTACTGGTGACTAATGCCATCAGTCCTGCGCGGGTACAGCGAGTCACGGTCATCGACGAGGCTGAGAAGGTAATGGAGGTTGTCGTCGAGGATAGACAGCTTTCCCTCGCGATTGGAAAAAAGGGTCAAAATGTTCGCTTAGCCGCAAAATTGACTGGTTGGAAAATCGACATTAAGAGTGAAGAAGAAAAACGGCGTGAGGTCGAGGCGCAGTTCGAAGGATTCGACGCTGAGCGCGCCCAAGCCGATATAGCAGCAGCGTTACTCTCCCTTCGGGGTTTCGATGAGGGCATGTGGCAGACACTACAAGATTCATCATTGAATACGGCCGAGCCCCTGATCCACCTGGCAACTCAGGAATTGGAACAGATTCTCGGTATTAGCGATGAGCTTGCAAAGGCCATTCAGAAGGTGGCCCTGGACACTGTGAGCGCACGTCGGCCAGCTGAGGCCCTTGATGCGCTTTTTGGTTCCGGTCCAGACCAGGTAGAGACCCCGGTCGACGGAGGTGAGACTCCGGCGTCGGCTTCATCTGACACCATATCCGAGACGCCGGAGGCCGCCACTAGTGAAGTGGCAGCCGACCAAACCGACATTAAATCAGAGAACGTGGTGGACCCTATTACTGTCGACACATCCACCAGCGAAACAGTGGAGAAACAAGAACCGTCGAAATAG
- a CDS encoding SAM-dependent methyltransferase gives MVLRDLIVERARKNGPLTFVEYMELALYHPELGYYTRASQRSGRAGDFFTSVDVGTLFGQLLAVQFEEMWSLVNQSDKEEPLFDIVEAGAGNGRLSRDVLSAASLVPSFYDSIRLHLVERSINARSEQPAVLGTHIDKLVYSNDELPHAIRGVIFANELLDAFPVHRVTMTADGLREIRVDADGDRLVERLQPVQTPTLLKYLDKLKVTLPINSSAEINLLALDWVQTAANQLHEGFIVLIDYGHDALQLYGSAQRHGTLAAYRQHVQAPSRALWLNEPGDWDLTSHVDLTSLTRCAEQCGLLCLGSLDQTYFLLGLGSADILSSQPDNSLDELKQRLAAKTLFMPGGLGSTHKVLVFANGVGSPALRGCSYGTRLT, from the coding sequence ATGGTGCTCCGCGACCTAATAGTGGAGCGGGCCCGTAAGAACGGCCCGCTCACCTTCGTGGAGTACATGGAGTTGGCGCTGTACCATCCCGAGCTTGGTTACTACACACGCGCGTCCCAACGCTCTGGCCGTGCAGGTGATTTTTTCACCAGCGTCGACGTTGGAACTCTTTTCGGTCAGTTGCTGGCCGTGCAGTTTGAGGAGATGTGGTCGCTCGTCAATCAATCTGATAAAGAAGAACCACTGTTCGACATTGTCGAGGCTGGCGCTGGTAATGGACGCTTATCCCGAGACGTGTTGAGTGCGGCAAGCTTGGTCCCGAGTTTCTACGACTCTATCCGACTCCATCTCGTAGAACGCAGCATCAACGCCCGTTCCGAGCAGCCTGCTGTGCTCGGAACCCATATTGACAAACTCGTTTACAGCAATGACGAGCTACCTCACGCGATCCGCGGTGTCATATTCGCCAACGAGCTCCTCGACGCATTTCCCGTTCATCGGGTCACAATGACCGCAGACGGACTGCGTGAGATCCGCGTGGACGCGGACGGTGATCGCCTAGTCGAACGGCTACAGCCTGTTCAGACGCCAACCTTGTTGAAGTATTTAGACAAGCTTAAGGTCACGTTACCGATTAACTCCTCTGCCGAAATTAATCTACTTGCACTAGATTGGGTCCAGACAGCGGCCAATCAGCTTCATGAAGGCTTTATCGTGCTCATCGACTACGGCCATGATGCGCTGCAGCTCTACGGCTCCGCACAACGTCACGGAACGTTGGCTGCATACCGTCAACACGTCCAAGCACCGAGCAGAGCTTTATGGCTAAATGAACCAGGCGACTGGGATCTTACGTCGCACGTCGACCTCACATCGTTGACTCGTTGCGCCGAACAATGCGGACTTCTGTGTCTCGGCTCACTCGACCAAACCTATTTCCTACTTGGACTCGGCAGTGCGGACATCCTTTCAAGCCAGCCAGATAATAGTCTTGACGAGCTCAAACAACGTCTCGCCGCAAAGACGCTGTTCATGCCAGGTGGACTAGGTAGCACACACAAAGTATTGGTCTTCGCTAATGGCGTTGGTTCGCCAGCACTCCGTGGCTGTTCTTACGGTACGCGGTTGACCTAG
- a CDS encoding trypsin-like peptidase domain-containing protein, with translation MSTRRTTVFSMVLIAVVSMAVGMVLTSRLDLSSSSSAQSVSLPPTNSDPITGTIDAQTFRRIATAQTPMVVTIRTESRRLTQDLTDFFGGGDDLFRRFFGQPAPEQERPREEFTQGAGTGFVIDATGLILTNNHVVEDATKIEVGFFNDESAFYEARVVGRDQLTDSALIELVDQPEHDLPVARFGDSSQIQPGDWVMAIGNPFNLAHTVSVGVISAIGRPFPVAPGRQQDVLQTDAAINPGNSGGPLLNIRGEVVGINTAIVSDRASNLGIGFAVPINAVLELLPQLHGGKVTRGRIGVNITAVQREAVELFGLPNTQGAVVASVEPDGPAALGGLEPGDVIVEYNGDLVTDTSDLQSKVTRTVPGTEVPITVMREQERTTLEVTIGELDLEAEAQPRSASNNNEDQSTGFGMTLSDLNGELSRRLGVPSDITGAIIRELEPRGAAAQAGMRQGDIIVEVNRVEVDSARSAVRELQLVDSGEPAFFLIWRDGTETFVQATKE, from the coding sequence ATGTCCACGCGAAGAACAACCGTCTTTTCCATGGTGCTGATTGCTGTTGTCTCTATGGCCGTTGGCATGGTGCTCACGTCACGGTTAGACCTGTCGTCAAGTTCGTCGGCTCAATCGGTTAGCCTGCCGCCGACAAACAGTGACCCGATAACAGGAACAATCGACGCTCAGACGTTTCGTCGCATCGCGACCGCCCAAACGCCAATGGTCGTGACCATCAGGACCGAATCACGTCGATTAACACAGGACCTGACGGACTTCTTTGGTGGGGGCGACGACCTATTTCGACGCTTCTTTGGACAACCGGCGCCAGAGCAGGAACGCCCTCGTGAGGAATTCACCCAAGGTGCCGGTACCGGCTTTGTGATCGACGCAACAGGGTTAATCTTAACTAACAATCACGTTGTCGAAGACGCCACGAAAATTGAGGTGGGTTTTTTCAACGATGAAAGTGCCTTCTACGAAGCTCGCGTCGTGGGACGAGACCAGCTAACCGACAGTGCTCTTATCGAACTCGTCGATCAACCAGAACATGATCTCCCAGTCGCTAGATTTGGCGATTCGAGTCAGATACAACCTGGGGACTGGGTCATGGCCATCGGTAACCCGTTCAACCTGGCGCACACGGTCTCTGTCGGCGTAATCAGTGCGATAGGTCGGCCATTTCCTGTGGCTCCTGGTCGGCAACAAGATGTTCTCCAGACTGATGCGGCGATCAATCCTGGCAACTCAGGCGGCCCGTTGCTCAACATTCGCGGCGAAGTAGTTGGCATCAACACCGCGATCGTGAGCGACCGCGCCAGTAATCTTGGTATCGGTTTCGCGGTCCCGATAAATGCAGTCCTCGAATTGCTACCACAACTTCATGGTGGCAAAGTGACCCGTGGGCGGATTGGTGTGAACATCACTGCTGTGCAGCGGGAAGCCGTCGAACTATTCGGGTTACCCAATACACAAGGGGCGGTGGTCGCAAGCGTTGAACCTGACGGGCCGGCAGCACTAGGGGGCCTCGAACCTGGCGACGTGATTGTCGAGTACAACGGGGATCTTGTGACCGATACAAGCGACTTGCAGAGCAAAGTAACCCGCACGGTTCCGGGGACCGAAGTGCCAATCACAGTTATGCGGGAACAGGAGCGAACAACCCTAGAAGTGACCATCGGGGAACTCGACCTGGAAGCCGAAGCCCAGCCACGTTCGGCCAGCAATAACAATGAGGATCAGAGTACTGGGTTCGGAATGACGCTCTCCGACCTCAACGGTGAGTTGTCACGGCGGCTTGGAGTTCCAAGTGATATTACAGGTGCAATCATTAGAGAACTCGAACCTCGAGGCGCCGCAGCACAGGCTGGCATGCGGCAGGGGGATATCATCGTCGAGGTTAACCGAGTCGAGGTCGATAGTGCCCGTAGTGCGGTGCGAGAATTGCAACTCGTCGACTCCGGAGAACCGGCCTTCTTCCTGATTTGGCGAGACGGCACGGAGACCTTCGTTCAAGCGACTAAAGAGTGA
- a CDS encoding NDP-sugar synthase translates to MLPTQALVLTAGLGKRLRPLSNIRAKPAIPVAGEPLVHRLLRWLVGQGVRDAVLNLHYLPNTITGVIGDGSELGLRIRYTWEPRLLGSAGGPRTMLPLLDPCSTFIVNGDTLTDMSLERLADEHKQSGARVTLAVTDNPDPTRYGGVTVDDSGWVREFLPPGHQAPSKHFVGVQLVEPSVFDQLTLGEPASSVGGLYTGLIASEPRSIRAHRISGRFLDIGTPADYLETSLALAPEGGLSKITGAGSSVDPSAKLVRTAIWDRVTVEANCELTDCILTDGVELPSGSRFTQQVLLLQPGSAEPLVTPLVAKPASPPEGATGA, encoded by the coding sequence ATGCTTCCGACTCAGGCCTTAGTGTTGACCGCAGGTCTCGGCAAGCGCCTTCGTCCTCTCAGCAACATCCGTGCCAAACCGGCCATCCCGGTTGCAGGCGAGCCACTCGTGCATCGTCTACTGCGCTGGTTAGTTGGTCAGGGTGTTCGGGATGCAGTGCTGAATCTTCACTACCTCCCAAACACGATTACAGGTGTTATTGGCGATGGAAGCGAACTCGGCCTCCGCATACGTTACACATGGGAACCGCGTTTACTTGGCTCGGCTGGTGGACCGCGCACGATGCTACCGTTACTGGACCCCTGTTCAACGTTTATTGTCAACGGTGACACCCTCACCGACATGTCTCTTGAACGATTGGCCGACGAACATAAGCAGAGCGGCGCTAGGGTCACTCTGGCAGTTACCGACAATCCCGATCCCACCCGGTACGGTGGAGTCACCGTAGACGATAGCGGATGGGTCCGCGAGTTCTTACCACCGGGTCACCAAGCGCCTTCTAAGCATTTTGTTGGTGTGCAACTGGTTGAGCCAAGCGTGTTTGATCAACTAACTTTGGGAGAACCCGCTTCATCAGTGGGCGGACTATATACGGGTCTGATAGCTTCCGAACCTCGTAGCATTCGTGCGCATAGAATCTCTGGGCGTTTCCTCGACATTGGTACACCGGCGGACTATTTGGAAACCTCGCTCGCACTTGCTCCCGAGGGCGGACTTTCAAAAATTACTGGTGCCGGTAGTAGCGTTGATCCCTCGGCCAAGCTAGTTCGGACAGCCATCTGGGACCGAGTCACCGTAGAGGCGAATTGTGAGCTGACTGACTGTATTCTCACCGACGGGGTGGAACTCCCATCGGGCAGTCGGTTTACACAACAGGTCCTCTTGCTGCAACCTGGTTCGGCAGAGCCTCTAGTGACTCCTCTAGTCGCCAAACCAGCTTCACCGCCGGAAGGTGCGACTGGAGCATGA
- the cyaB gene encoding class IV adenylate cyclase: MNRPLEREVKLRYSKPDEAREAILKTGARLMRRRRLQQDSLLDTDDGTLNRQNSTLRVRVESEQATVTFKGPTISSTMKLREELETPVGDGPTVLRMLERIGFTIAFRYEKYREEFRSGDVIVAIDETPTGTFVELEGSAQGIEALTVQLGRAQSDYITETYYELFMQTGNADTTASPHMIFGSVT, translated from the coding sequence ATGAACCGTCCTCTGGAACGCGAAGTCAAACTCAGGTACTCCAAGCCAGATGAGGCCAGAGAAGCGATACTTAAGACCGGCGCAAGGCTGATGCGCAGACGAAGGCTTCAGCAGGATTCCTTACTAGATACCGACGATGGCACACTGAATCGCCAAAATTCGACATTGCGTGTTCGTGTAGAGTCTGAACAAGCCACCGTAACATTTAAGGGCCCGACGATTTCATCGACGATGAAATTACGCGAAGAACTGGAAACACCTGTTGGTGACGGTCCCACGGTACTCAGAATGCTTGAACGAATCGGTTTCACAATCGCATTTCGCTATGAGAAGTATCGCGAAGAGTTCAGGAGCGGTGATGTCATAGTAGCCATCGATGAAACACCAACTGGGACCTTTGTCGAACTTGAAGGTTCGGCACAGGGCATCGAGGCGCTTACAGTGCAACTGGGTCGGGCGCAGTCTGACTACATAACCGAAACCTATTACGAGCTTTTCATGCAGACAGGAAACGCTGACACGACCGCGAGTCCACACATGATATTCGGAAGTGTAACGTGA
- the asnS gene encoding asparagine--tRNA ligase, with amino-acid sequence MTAYIEKIADFEGQQVTLRGWLHKRRSSGKIHFLTVRDGTGFIQAVMSKSVVGEEAFHRADHLGQETSLAVKGTVRADKRAPGGYEIDVTHFSVIGESTGYPITNKEHGVDYLLDRRHLWIRSPRQQAILRIRHAVVDAVRDFFNNRNFTLADTPIFTPAACEGTTTLFPVQYFDETTAYLAQSGQLYNEANIMALGRVYCFGPTFRAEKSKTRRHLTEFWMVEPEMAFATLDDAIELGEALVVTIVARVLETRRQELEMLNRNIAALERVRAPFPRITYDEAVDLLKLKGQQFEWGGDFGGTDETVLAEQFDRPVVVHRFPSAIKAFYMKSDPERPELSLSVDFLAPEGYGEIIGGGERLDDLDELLARIEKHNLPKESFEWYLDLRRYGTVPHSGFGMGIERVLTWICGLEHLRETIPYPRMLYRMYP; translated from the coding sequence ATGACCGCCTACATTGAGAAAATCGCGGATTTTGAAGGACAGCAAGTCACTCTTCGTGGTTGGCTACACAAGCGCCGCTCAAGTGGAAAGATTCATTTTTTGACCGTGCGGGATGGCACAGGTTTCATCCAAGCCGTGATGTCGAAATCTGTGGTTGGCGAGGAAGCCTTCCACCGTGCTGATCATCTTGGCCAAGAAACATCACTCGCTGTTAAGGGAACAGTCCGTGCCGACAAGCGAGCCCCGGGTGGTTACGAAATTGATGTGACACATTTTAGTGTCATCGGAGAGTCAACCGGATACCCAATCACCAACAAGGAACATGGCGTGGACTACTTGCTCGACCGACGGCACCTGTGGATCCGGTCGCCGCGGCAGCAGGCGATTCTGAGGATCCGTCATGCCGTCGTAGACGCTGTACGCGACTTCTTCAACAATCGGAACTTCACACTTGCGGATACACCAATTTTCACCCCGGCTGCGTGCGAAGGAACGACTACCCTCTTCCCTGTCCAGTACTTCGACGAGACAACGGCATACCTAGCGCAAAGTGGACAGCTATACAACGAAGCGAACATCATGGCACTGGGTCGAGTCTACTGCTTTGGCCCGACGTTCCGGGCTGAGAAATCCAAGACTCGCCGCCACTTAACGGAATTTTGGATGGTCGAGCCGGAAATGGCATTCGCAACGCTCGATGATGCGATCGAACTTGGCGAGGCCCTTGTGGTGACTATCGTGGCACGGGTGCTGGAGACACGGCGGCAAGAGTTAGAGATGCTCAACCGTAACATCGCTGCCCTTGAACGGGTGCGAGCACCGTTCCCCAGAATTACCTACGATGAGGCCGTGGACCTCCTGAAGCTAAAAGGACAACAGTTCGAGTGGGGTGGTGATTTCGGCGGCACTGATGAGACCGTGCTCGCAGAACAGTTCGACCGGCCGGTCGTCGTACATCGATTCCCATCTGCAATTAAAGCTTTTTATATGAAATCTGATCCAGAACGACCAGAGCTGTCACTTTCAGTGGATTTCCTCGCACCTGAAGGATATGGTGAAATCATTGGTGGCGGAGAACGCTTGGATGACCTTGACGAGCTACTTGCTAGGATTGAGAAACACAATCTCCCGAAAGAATCCTTCGAGTGGTATCTTGACCTACGGCGTTACGGAACCGTGCCGCACTCGGGGTTTGGAATGGGAATCGAGCGTGTCCTGACCTGGATTTGCGGTTTGGAACACTTACGGGAAACGATCCCTTATCCCCGAATGCTTTATCGAATGTATCCGTAG
- the rimO gene encoding 30S ribosomal protein S12 methylthiotransferase RimO, producing the protein MKIGFVSLGCPKNLVDTEVMLGLAEQAGHEVTNRADGADVIVVNTCAFIDKAKEESIETILEMARHKQNGTCRRLVVTGCLAERYKADLRQEMPEIDVVLGTDGVPDIVRALNEQPQGSGTQVQLFRNHLEATSSAPSVKQLKYLYDADTPRRRTTASHLAYVKVAEGCDYSCAFCIIPTLRGGYRSRPPDSIVTEARTMAERGVKELILISQDTTMYGLDRNDRGALSRLLHALNDIDGLEWIRLLYLYPTTIGADTIDAIADCDKVCNYIDLPLQHAADRLLKRMGRPGTRMSYELLLESIRHRIPEVALRTTFIVGFPGETDEDFRVLCDFIENVRFDHIGVFIYSHEEGTRAFALTDDVSSDTKARRRQELMLRQRKIVERRQAERVGQKIRVLVEGRSKEHPLVVQARWAGQAPEIDSVTYLTECDPSQFAPGRLVDAEILGGHDYDLFARPLP; encoded by the coding sequence ATGAAAATTGGTTTTGTCTCGCTCGGGTGCCCGAAGAACCTCGTGGATACTGAAGTGATGCTCGGCCTCGCCGAGCAGGCCGGTCATGAAGTGACGAACCGAGCGGACGGGGCTGACGTCATCGTAGTAAATACCTGCGCCTTCATTGATAAGGCGAAGGAGGAATCGATCGAAACCATTCTCGAAATGGCTCGTCACAAGCAGAACGGCACCTGCCGTCGTCTTGTTGTCACCGGTTGTCTGGCAGAGCGCTATAAAGCAGACTTGCGGCAGGAAATGCCGGAAATCGATGTGGTACTCGGCACTGATGGTGTTCCTGACATTGTTAGAGCTCTAAATGAGCAGCCTCAAGGGTCTGGAACCCAAGTGCAATTGTTCCGCAATCATTTAGAAGCAACGAGCTCAGCACCTAGCGTGAAACAGCTGAAATACCTTTACGACGCTGATACACCACGGCGACGAACTACGGCATCCCATCTAGCCTATGTGAAAGTGGCGGAAGGTTGCGACTACTCTTGTGCGTTCTGCATCATTCCGACATTGCGCGGGGGCTATCGAAGCCGCCCTCCCGATTCCATCGTAACTGAGGCTCGTACGATGGCAGAGCGTGGCGTGAAGGAGCTTATCCTAATCTCGCAGGACACAACGATGTACGGGTTGGATCGCAACGACCGCGGAGCACTATCCAGACTGCTACATGCGTTGAATGATATTGATGGCCTGGAGTGGATCCGCTTGTTGTATCTCTATCCGACAACGATTGGTGCCGATACGATTGACGCAATTGCAGATTGCGACAAAGTCTGTAATTACATCGACCTGCCTTTACAACACGCTGCAGACCGGCTGTTGAAACGGATGGGACGACCGGGCACGCGGATGAGCTATGAACTGCTACTTGAATCTATTCGCCACCGGATACCCGAAGTGGCACTGCGCACGACATTCATCGTAGGTTTTCCCGGTGAAACTGACGAGGATTTCCGTGTACTTTGTGATTTTATTGAGAATGTACGCTTCGATCATATCGGCGTTTTTATCTATTCTCACGAAGAAGGCACACGGGCCTTCGCTCTCACCGATGACGTATCCAGTGACACGAAAGCTCGTCGACGGCAGGAATTGATGCTACGCCAGCGGAAAATCGTGGAACGTCGCCAAGCGGAACGCGTCGGGCAAAAGATTCGTGTACTCGTCGAGGGCCGTTCCAAAGAACATCCTCTTGTGGTGCAGGCTCGATGGGCGGGCCAAGCCCCGGAGATTGACTCTGTCACCTACCTTACCGAATGCGATCCTTCTCAGTTTGCCCCGGGTCGACTCGTGGACGCCGAAATTCTTGGCGGTCATGACTACGATCTTTTTGCCCGTCCATTGCCGTAG
- a CDS encoding phosphotransferase, with protein MTQQPSQPVNEPWRNRVKQFLEQSQLAEVGAPTVPLTGDASNRRYFRVIPRSGESFVLALYDKSFRSETLSFIKVASLLEQMEVSVPVVLEHASDLGVLALQDLGDVTLQAHLGTSSTNDHIAVYQEAVDLITVIQRKGLAMAAPGVLPFTVNFDVKKFMWELNYFAEHFLEGYRGVTLNDEARRDISQEFQNLSEELANEPQVLCHRDYHSRNLMLHNERLYVIDFQDARLGPATYDLVSLLRDSYADLKEETIEDLIDRFLANTHVSLPADKFRRQFDAMALQRNLKALGTFGYQTSIRRNPVYIQYIPRTIHYLRRTFDRNPRFDSLRGALAPFLQEIG; from the coding sequence ATGACACAGCAACCATCTCAACCCGTCAACGAGCCGTGGCGTAATCGCGTCAAACAGTTCCTTGAACAGAGCCAGCTCGCAGAAGTAGGTGCTCCAACCGTTCCTTTGACTGGTGACGCCTCCAATCGACGCTACTTTCGTGTGATTCCTAGGAGTGGCGAATCGTTTGTCCTAGCCTTGTACGATAAATCGTTTAGGTCTGAAACACTTTCGTTTATCAAGGTGGCCTCACTGTTGGAGCAGATGGAGGTGTCGGTACCCGTGGTCCTTGAACATGCTTCCGATCTCGGAGTATTGGCACTACAGGACCTAGGTGACGTTACGCTGCAGGCCCACCTAGGCACCAGTTCCACCAATGACCATATAGCAGTCTACCAAGAAGCGGTCGATCTCATTACGGTGATACAACGGAAGGGTCTAGCAATGGCCGCACCAGGAGTATTACCTTTCACGGTCAATTTCGATGTCAAGAAGTTCATGTGGGAGCTTAATTACTTCGCTGAACACTTTCTAGAGGGCTATCGTGGTGTGACGCTAAACGACGAGGCGCGCCGGGACATCTCTCAAGAATTCCAAAATTTGTCTGAGGAGCTTGCTAATGAACCTCAGGTCCTCTGCCACCGCGACTACCATAGCCGCAACTTGATGCTGCATAACGAACGCCTATATGTCATCGATTTTCAGGACGCGCGATTGGGTCCGGCCACCTACGACCTTGTCTCGTTGCTACGTGATTCTTACGCCGACCTGAAGGAAGAAACGATTGAAGACTTGATTGATCGCTTCTTAGCCAATACGCACGTTTCCCTACCTGCGGACAAGTTCCGACGGCAGTTCGATGCGATGGCTCTTCAGCGAAACCTCAAGGCCCTCGGCACATTCGGATATCAGACATCCATTCGCCGAAATCCTGTCTACATCCAGTATATCCCTCGCACAATTCACTACCTGCGCCGAACATTTGACCGGAACCCGCGCTTTGATTCCCTTCGTGGTGCACTCGCTCCCTTCCTACAAGAAATCGGGTAA